The Microcaecilia unicolor chromosome 13, aMicUni1.1, whole genome shotgun sequence genome has a window encoding:
- the HES3 gene encoding transcription factor HES-3: MGKEEEMFNVGKELSNSSCAMISKPLMEKKRRARINVSLEQLKTLLEKHYSQNIRKRKLEKADILELTVKYMKTLQNSIQGIPVLKSAEYQTGFRSCLNGVSQFLLRSEEASENLYFHLIQDLAQAVQGINGSSFRTTDSSLASAVLPHHRLPSNLAQEQKGLVQANSGNTIAYNQTPNTSEILSRSPSETTPNQMKRDYRSRSNVVLNCHTNPSAQNRAENLWRPW; this comes from the exons atggggaaggaggaggagatgtTCAATGTTGGCAAAGAGTTGAGTAATTCTTCATGTGCTATG ATCTCAAAACCTTTGATGGAAAAGAAGCGAAGAGCAAGAATTAATGTTTCTTTAGAGCAACTGAAAACTCTACTGGAAAAACACTATTCTCAGAAT atcagAAAACGAAAGCTAGAAAAAGCAGACATATTGGAACTAACTGTAAAATACATGAAAACTCTTCAGAACTCCATTCAAG GTATCCCTGTACTGAAGAGTGCCGAATATCAGACGGGTTTCAGGAGCTGCTTAAACGGGGTGAGCCAGTTTCTGCTGAGATCAGAAGAAGCCAGCGAGAACTTGTATTTCCACTTGATTCAGGACCTGGCCCAAGCTGTGCAGGGAATAAACGGCTCCAGCTTCAGGACCACGGACAGCAGCCTCGCCTCTGCAGTCCTGCCGCATCACCGCCTTCCAAGCAACTTAGCCCAAGAGCAAAAAGGGCTGGTGCAGGCAAACAGCGGCAACACCATTGCTTACAACCAGACCCCGAATACAAGTGAAATTCTCAGCCGAAGCCCAAGCGAAACCACCCCTAATCAGATGAAGAGAGACTATAGATCACGTTCTAATGTAGTACTAAATTGTCATACAAATCCCAGCGCACAAAACAGAGCAGAGAATTTATGGCGCCCTTGGTAA